One segment of Strix aluco isolate bStrAlu1 chromosome 4, bStrAlu1.hap1, whole genome shotgun sequence DNA contains the following:
- the GPR135 gene encoding G-protein coupled receptor 135 — MRLRMEPAAAVPGNLSRGGGGGGNESGGAAAGAAAGWSAAALASQALALLLIFALSALGNGAVVLVIAWHRQLRTVTNAFVLSLSLSELLGALLCLPLAFLSLLSRPPGAWLFGQRLCLASAALHAGLGIAATLTMALLSFDRYCAIVRQPRHKMGRRRAAQLLAAVWLAALALAGPWYGLAGEGQREARPGAYRCVYVLPWGSSRLGPPYGAALIVLCYLLPFALMCFCHYNICRAVRLAESRVRPLTTYGHLLRAYGEMRTATTVLIMIVSIICCWGPYCILGLAAAAGHLPFSPTMDAVASGMAWANGAINPLIYAARNPNISVLLRRSREGGYRTRNNVAAYLSVPGRQLEPRSRADRVRERYVNRHSGPPGSAPSSSSPASGGEVAMWACKNPAVLFCRDGQPDTVSEATLQAKADTVDTSL, encoded by the coding sequence atGAGGCTGCGCATGGAGCCGGCGGCGGCCGTGCCGGGCAACCtctcccgcggcggcggcggcggcggcaatgagagcggcggggcggcggcgggagcggcggcggggtgGTCGGCGGCGGCGCTGGCCTCGCAGGCGCTGGCGCTGCTGCTCATCTTCGCCCTGTCGGCGCTGGGCAACGGGGCGGTGGTGCTGGTGATCGCCTGGCACCGGCAGCTCCGCACGGTCACCAACGCCTTCGTGCTGTCCCTGTCGCTGTCGGAGCTGCTGGGcgccctgctctgcctgcccctggccTTCCTCAGCCTGCTCAGCCGCCCGCCCGGCGCCTGGCTCTTCGGGCAGCGCCTTTGCCTGGCCAGCGCCGCCCTCCACGCCGGGCTGGGCATCGCCGCCACCCTCACCATGGCCCTCCTCTCCTTCGACCGCTACTGCGCCATCGTCCGCCAGCCCCGGCACAAGATGGGCCGCCGCCGTGCCGCCCAGCTCCTGGCCGCCGTCTGGCtggctgccctggccctggccGGACCCTGGTACGGGCTGGCGGGCGAGGGGCAGCGGGAGGCCCGGCCCGGGGCCTACCGCTGTGTCTACGTGCTGCCCTGGGGCTCGTCCCGGCTGGGGCCGCCCTACGGCGCGGCCCTCATCGTGCTCTGCTACCTCCTGCCCTTCGCCCTCATGTGCTTCtgccactacaacatctgccggGCCGTGCGGCTGGCCGAGAGCCGCGTGCGGCCCCTCACCACCTACGGGCACCTGCTGCGGGCCTACGGGGAGATGCGCACGGCCACCACTGTCCTCATCATGATTGTCTCCATCATCTGCTGCTGGGGGCCCTACTGCATCCTGGGGCTGGCCGCTGCTGCCGGCCACCTGCCCTTCTCACCCACCATGGATGCTGTGGCCAGTGGGATGGCCTGGGCCAACGGTGCCATCAACCCTCTCATCTACGCTGCCCGCAACCCCAACATCTCTGTGCTGCTGCGGCGAAGCCGTGAGGGCGGCTACCGGACTAGGAACAACGTGGCGGCCTACCTCTCGGTCCCGGGCCGCCAGCTGGAGCCCCGAAGCCGGGCTGATCGTGTCCGGGAGCGCTACGTCAATCGGCACAGTGGCCCCCCAGGCAGCGCCCcgtcctcctccagcccagcGAGTGGGGGAGAGGTGGCCATGTGGGCCTGCAAGAACCCCGCTGTACTCTTCTGTCGGGATGGGCAACCAGACACCGTCTCTGAGGCCACCTTGCAGGCCAAAGCGGACACCGTTGACACCAGCCTCTGA